The genomic region AATTGTTGCATCGTCTTGAAATATGAGCTCAATAGCACTAAGCATGAGCCAATCCAGGCAAGCGGGTTAGCCATGCTGGCACCGGTGAAGCCCAACATGCGGACTAAGATAATCCCGGCAAAGATCCGCATAAATAATTCTGCAATCCCCGCCAATGTTGGGATAAAACTTTGCCCCAGACCTTGTAAGGTATAGCGAATCGCAAATAAGATTGCCAAGATAAAGTAACTACTACTATTAAAGCGGAAGTAGATTTGAGCCAAGGCGGTAACTTGCGGTTGTTGATCGCCGATGAAAAGGTTAACCAATGGCCGACCGAAGATAATAATTAGCGCGCCCATCACTAAACTAAAAATAATCGAGACCGTTAATGTTTGACGGACCCCTTTACTAATTCGACCATATTCGCGTGCACCATAGTTTTGCGCAGCGTAAGTTGCCAAAGCAATCCCAAATGAGTTCCCAACTTGGGTTGCTAATTGATCAATCTTACCAGCTGCGGTGTAGGCCGCCACGGCACTGGCACCTAACGTATTAAGCATAATTTGTAAGACGATTGAACCAATCGCAATAATTGATGATTGGAATCCCATCGGTAAGCCGACCTTTAAATGGTCCGTAATATCCTTTTTAGTAATCTTAAAATCCTTACGACGCAACACAAGGATTGGAATGCGCCGATAGATATACACTAGACATAAAATAGCCGCAATAATTTGCGCAGAAACTGTCGCATAGCCGGCGCCTTCAACACCCATGTGTAATCCCAAAATAAAAATAAAGTCAAATAAGATATTGACGATTACCCCAATCACAAGGAAAAATAATGGTGTCCGACTATCACCCAGTGCGCGAATAATGTTAGATAACAGGTTAAAGGCCATCGAAGCAAAGATCCCCGCAAAAATAATCGTGATAAATTTCTGCGCATCAACGATAATGCTTGCCGGCGTCTTCATGATGACTAAGATATGCCGGGCAAAGATAACGCTAATAACCGTTAAGATGAGCGTAATCACGGCACTAATCACAATGCTCGTGGCAAAACTGCGCTTGACACCCTTATAATCTTGGGCGCCATAGCGCTGCGCCGTCATGATAGACAGCCCCGCAGTCGTCCCAGTACAAAAGCCAATAATTAACATGTTTAAACCGCCGGTAGAGCCCACTGCTGCCAACGCATTGACCCCAATTGTCCGACCTACGATTAGCGTGTCAATAACACTATACAGTTGCTGGAAGATGTTCCCAATCAATAATGGTCCCGTAAACATTATAATTAACTTCAGCGGATTTCCCTTTGTTAAATCATGCATATGTACTTTCCTCCCTATTTGTTACTCTTTAGGTTACTTGAAAATCAATAAAATACAAGGGGTTGATTGCTTGAAATTTAAAAAGATTTAAAATATCAGCACTCACTAAAAAGAACCAAGTCGGCATAGCCAACTTGGTTCCAAATGGATGATTTAGTTAAAATAATTAATACCCATTGCATCACGCACTTCTTTCAGTGTTTGTTCTGCAACTGCGTTAGCCTTCTTGCTACCTTCTTCTAACATCTTGTAAACTGCTTCTGGATTCTTTTCGAATTCAGCACGGCGTTCACGAATTGGTGCGAATTTAGCTTGCAAGACTTCGTTTAAGTAACGTTTGATTTTCACATCACCCAAACCACCAGCTTGATATTGTGCTTTGAGTTCAGCCACTTTTTCATGGTCGTCATCAAAGGCATCTAAATAAGTAAAGACTGTATTGCCTTCGATGTGACCAGGATCAGTTACTTTGATGTGCAATGGATCTGTGTACATTGACATGACTTTCTTTTCAAGCGTTTCAGCGTCGTCTGATAGGTAGATGGCATTGCCCAATGATTTACTCATCTTGGCGTTACCGTCTAAACCAGGTAAACGACCTTCACCTTTTGGTGGGAAGACGCCTTCTGGTTCAACCAAAATTTCTTGACCGTAAACGTTGTTGAACGTCCGGACAATTTCGCGGGTTTGTTCCAACATTGGTTCTTGATCATCACCAACCGGAACAGTTGTTGCTTTGAACGCTGTAATATCAGCAGCTTGGCTGACAGGGTAAATTAAGAAGCCAGCTGGAATACTTTGTTCAAAATTCTTTTGTTGAATTTCAGCTTTAACAGTTGGATTGCGTTGTAAACGCGATACCGTCACAAGATTCAAGTAATGCATCGTCAATTCGCTTAAAGCTGGAATTTGTGATTGAACAAAAACAGTTGTTTTAGCAGGATCAATGCCCACTGATAAATAATCCAAAGCCACTTGGAAGAGGCTATTACGGATTTTTTCAGGATCGCGCGCATTATCTGTTAAGGCTTGTTGATCCGCAATCATAATGAATGTTTCGTATTCGCCTGAGTCTTGCATCGCAACCCGGTTACGTAATGAACCGATGTAATGCCCGATGTGTAGTTTACCAGTTGGTCGATCGCCGGTTAAGATAATTTTTTTTGCCATAATAATATCCTCCAATTTTTACTTATCAACTAAAAAAAGCGTCCTAATTGTTGTTCACAATTAGGACGCTTAGACGTGGTACCACCTAAATTGCACGAAAAAATCGTGCCACTTATGCGATAAGGGCGCTACCCGAACTAGCTTATCACCAGCTCCCGATTAAAGGGCCATTCACAACTTGCTTTTGACGACTTCTCAGTACCGCCGCTTCCTGTGCAAAAAGTTAAAGTTGCTACTTATCCTTCACTCTGTTTGTTGAATTACTGTCATACTAACGGATTTTAAAATGAATGTCAAACGGTCGCTTTTTTCCATTAACACGACTATAATATAACAACTAACATCTGGAGGTCGCCATGCTACAAGAA from Latilactobacillus sakei subsp. sakei DSM 20017 = JCM 1157 harbors:
- a CDS encoding MATE family efflux transporter, which gives rise to MHDLTKGNPLKLIIMFTGPLLIGNIFQQLYSVIDTLIVGRTIGVNALAAVGSTGGLNMLIIGFCTGTTAGLSIMTAQRYGAQDYKGVKRSFATSIVISAVITLILTVISVIFARHILVIMKTPASIIVDAQKFITIIFAGIFASMAFNLLSNIIRALGDSRTPLFFLVIGVIVNILFDFIFILGLHMGVEGAGYATVSAQIIAAILCLVYIYRRIPILVLRRKDFKITKKDITDHLKVGLPMGFQSSIIAIGSIVLQIMLNTLGASAVAAYTAAGKIDQLATQVGNSFGIALATYAAQNYGAREYGRISKGVRQTLTVSIIFSLVMGALIIIFGRPLVNLFIGDQQPQVTALAQIYFRFNSSSYFILAILFAIRYTLQGLGQSFIPTLAGIAELFMRIFAGIILVRMLGFTGASMANPLAWIGSCLVLLSSYFKTMQQLKRRAAKQTLEKESQDV
- the trpS gene encoding tryptophan--tRNA ligase → MAKKIILTGDRPTGKLHIGHYIGSLRNRVAMQDSGEYETFIMIADQQALTDNARDPEKIRNSLFQVALDYLSVGIDPAKTTVFVQSQIPALSELTMHYLNLVTVSRLQRNPTVKAEIQQKNFEQSIPAGFLIYPVSQAADITAFKATTVPVGDDQEPMLEQTREIVRTFNNVYGQEILVEPEGVFPPKGEGRLPGLDGNAKMSKSLGNAIYLSDDAETLEKKVMSMYTDPLHIKVTDPGHIEGNTVFTYLDAFDDDHEKVAELKAQYQAGGLGDVKIKRYLNEVLQAKFAPIRERRAEFEKNPEAVYKMLEEGSKKANAVAEQTLKEVRDAMGINYFN